Proteins encoded together in one Bombus affinis isolate iyBomAffi1 chromosome 2, iyBomAffi1.2, whole genome shotgun sequence window:
- the LOC126925205 gene encoding DNA polymerase alpha catalytic subunit isoform X1, translating into MSDTQSGRAKRQKFDKTGRLSALEKLKQLKGSKHKYEVDELENVYEEVDEKEYSKTVIERQNDDWIIDDGESGYIEDGREIFDDDLDDESIQEARKHKVAGPRKSKKDHAKKKGNIQNMLMNMSSKRKTDAKLDDDSILGDLMSELKKDDIPTQSKPKTVSRNKFCTTPKLSEKNVEKKIELISEYEKIQCDDNDDDLVMFDKPKKVNMHKQAESIAQIENFTSNENSSQTIIDDPDNSEVRILSMQSEKDLKETSISQVIETESENLEDFSADFEDDTIDHNEKPKPSTNKEIIKNKSTIQIKNKDAEEENFDLENFNKSLDIEFETQISNIEMPTDTTEESLPLVTNANKEEVFRFYWWDAYEDPYKQPGVVYLFGKVFVPSIKEYRSCCLTVKNIPRRIYLLPRVYVKTSLKGNNDEEQLNTIENVYKEFNQFANKLGIKEFRSCKVSKNYAFEQEGTPAKSDYLEVRYSANYPPVPSDYSGPSIESVFGTTVNSLELFLIERNIKGPCWLDIKSPLPTGVQTSWCKIKVNCMKMENISVFSESQTLPPLVITTLNIRTSFNAKLQQNEIVMITILMHHKYHIDKEPPKPPFQRHFCLITHPRDTSWPRQAREMLSNISYTTLMKFETETDLLEELLKIINTADPDLLIGYDCGFQFDILVQRMITLKVSNWSRFGRLRRSIPPLIRGKVNLNQAAAGRPICDIQISAKELNLKLRSYDLQSLCTAVLKKKENECKEIKSGECASFYDTPNKIDNLIKITLTEALYILSIVFELNVLPLALQITCIAGNVMSRTLTAGRAERNEYLLLHAFHLKNYITPDKRVTKKGKNEENASKKKAAYVGGLVLDPKKGFYDKLILLMDFNSLYPSIIQEYNLCFTTIPGAAYAEYEDLSIPESNLEFGVIPTEICKLVESRGEVKKLMKTPNISPELKMQYNIRQLALKLTANSMYGCLGATHCRFYAKGLAALVTAKGREILQHTKSLVEKLNYEVIYGDTDSIMINTGLLEYEEVFSVGKKIKQEVNKLYKRVELDIDGVFRYLLLLQKKKYAAVIMTKLPNGQIELTQEHKGLDIVRRDWCQLACDVGRKILDHLLSDKSCDDRIEQIFSILHDVAQNVRENQVPLSSLIITKQLSKNPNEYPDTKQAHVQVALRLNKEGGRMWKAGDTIPYIICDDGTEKSATERVYHIDEYKKSDSLKIDVNYYLLSQIFPIVLRICEPIEGIDDVLLAKCLGLENIYKSRRIIHQEHADIPLLMEEDRFRYCLPLKFNCRSEKCQSEIIIKDVVNEELGNRLSLASCSNSECKVQPWTYANTIQNVVTLSIRELVNEYYNGWLECENPLCGDQTQWIPLDFESLYPICRKCNDGDLHRVFTDTKLYNQLCFYLHLFDVNQSKYKSLLSQYPQGMREAYDSLKEAVEKMLRRNAFSVVCLDTIFSNNEQEEISSLCAGTLEISDGLDNEEMVGNIY; encoded by the exons ATGAGTGACACACAAT CAGGCAGAGCTAAACGCCAGAAGTTTGACAAAACTGGACGGTTGTCAGCTTtagaaaaattgaaacaattaaaaggTAGTAAACATAAATATGAAGTTGATGAATTGGAAAATGTTTATGAGGAAGTTGATGAAAAAGAATATAGCAAAACTGTAATAGAAAGGCAAAATGATGATTGGATTATTGATGATG GAGAAAGTGGTTATATTGAAGATGGTAGAGAAATTTTTGATGACGATTTAGATGATGAAAGCATACAAGAAGCAAGAAAGCATAAAGTTGCAGGCCCTAGAAAAAGCAAGAAAGATCATgccaaaaagaaaggaaacattCAAAATATGTTAATGAATATGTCGTCTAAAAGGAAAACGGATGCTAAATTGGACGATGATAGTATTTTAGGAGATTTAATGTCTGAACTAAAAAAAGATGATATCCCGACGCAATCAAAACCAAAAACTGTTTCGAGGAATAAATTTTGTACTACACCAAAATTAAGTGAAAA AAATGTAGAAAAAAAGATAGAGTTAATTTCTGAGTATGAGAAAATACAATgtgatgataatgatgatgatttAGTAATGTTTGATAAACCAAAAAAGGTAAACATGCATAAACAAGCAGAATCAATTGCCCAAATAGAAAACTTTACTTCAAATGAAAATAGTAGTCAAACAATTATAGATGATCCTGATAATTCAGAAGTTAGAATATTGAGTATGCAATCAGAAAAAGATCTTAAAGAAACAAGCATCAGTCAAGTAATTGAAACAGAAAGTGAAAATCTTGAAGAT TTCTCTGCAGATTTTGAAGATGACACTATAGATCACAATGAAAAGCCAAAGCCATCTACtaataaagaaattataaaaaataaatcaaccattcaaataaaaaataaagatgctgaagaagaaaactttgatttagaaaattttaataaatcattaGATATTGAATTTGAAACACAAATATCAAACATTGAAATGCCTACTGATACTACAGAAGAGTCTTTACCACTTGTAACCAATGCAAACAAAGAAGAAGTATTTAGATTTTATTGGTGGGATGCATATGAAGATCCATATAAACAACCTGGAGTTGTGTATTTATTTGGAAAAGTTTTTGTGCCTTCGATAAAAGAATACCGTTCTTGCTGTTTAACAGTAAAGAATATTCCACGAAGAATTTATCTTCTTCCTAGAGTATAT GTAAAAACATCGTTGAAAGGAAATAATGATGAAGAACAATTAAATACAATAGAAAATGTGTATAAAGAATTTAATCAATTTGCAAATAAGTTAGGAATAAAGGAATTTCGTAGCTGCAAAGTCTCAAAAAATTATGCTTTTGAACAAGAAGGTACTCCAGCAAAGTCTGATTACTTAGAAGTAAGATATTCTGCAAACTACCCACCTGTTCCCTCTGATTATTCTGGACCATCAATAGAAAGTGTTTTTGGAACAACAGTAAATTCTTTAGAGCTATTTCTAATTGAAAGAAATATTAAGGGACCATGTTGGTTAGATATTAAATCTCCATTACCTACTGGTGTACAAACCAGTTGGTGTAAAATAAAG GTAAATTGCATGAAGATGGAGAATATATCTGTTTTCTCTGAGTCTCAAACTTTACCACCATTAGTAATAACAACACTAAATATACGAACATCTTTTAATGCAAAATTACAACAGAATGAAATAGTTATGATTACAATACTTATGCATCATAAATATCATATTGATAAAGAACCACCAAAACCACCATTTCAACGACATTTTTGTT TGATTACACATCCACGTGATACATCTTGGCCAAGACAAGCACGAGAAATGCTCtcaaatatttcatatactACATTAATGAAATTTGAAACAGAAACAGATTTACTCGAAGAActgttaaaaataataaatactgCAGATCCTGATTTATTGATTGGGTATGATTGTGGCTTCCAATTTGATATCTTAGTGCAAAGAATGATTACATTGAAAGTTTCAAATTGGAGCAGGTTTGGAAGGTTAAGACGGTCTATACCTCCTTTAATAAGG gGAAAAGTAAATTTAAATCAAGCAGCAGCTGGTCGACCTATCTGTGACATACAAATTTCAGCTAAAGAATTAAATCTCAAACTTAGAAGTTATGATTTGCAATCTCTTTGCACAGcg GtattgaagaaaaaagaaaatgaatgtAAGGAAATAAAATCTGGTGAATGTGCATCATTTTATGATACTCCTAATAAAAtagataatttaattaaaataacattaaCAGAAGCATTATACATTTTATCTATTGTTTTTGAACTTAATGTTCTCCCACTTGCTTTACAAATCACATGTATTGCTG GGAATGTTATGTCAAGAACATTAACAGCAGGACGTGCAGAaagaaatgaatatttattattgCATGCATTCCATTTGAAAAACTATATAACACCTGATAAACGTGTtacgaaaaaaggaaagaatgaag AAAATGCTAGTAAAAAGAAAGCGGCTTATGTTGGTGGCTTAGTTCTTGATCCAAAAAAGGGGTTTTATGATAAACTTATTTTATTAATGGATTTTAATTCTTTATACCCTAGTATAATTCAGGAATATAATTTATGTTTTACTACTATACCTGGAGCTGCATATGCTGAGTATGag GATTTATCAATTCCTGAATCAAATTTAGAATTTGGAGTAATTCCAACTGAAATTTGCAAATTAGTTGAAAGTAGAGGAGAGGTGAAAAAACTAATGAAAACCCCAAATATTTCACCTGAATTGAAGATGCAATACAATATTAGACAACTGGCTTTGAAACTTACAGCAAATTCTATGTATGGTTGTTTGGGTGCAACTCATTGTAGATTTTATGCTAAAGGACTTGCTGCTTTGGTTACAG CAAAAGGTCGAGAAATTTTGCAACATACAAAAAGCCTTGTCGAAAAGTTGAATTATGAAGTTATATATGGAGATACTGATTCCATAATGATAAATACAGGTTTATTAGAGTATGAAGAAGTATTTTCTGTTGGAAAAAAG ATTAAACAAGAGgtgaataaattatataaacgaGTAGAATTAGATATTGATGGTGTTTTCCGTTATTTATTACTTTTACAAAAGAAAAAGTATGCTGCAGTTATAATGACAAAATTACCTAATGGACAAATAGAGTTAACACAAGAACATAAAGGTCTTGATATTGTGAGAAGAGATTGGTGTCAATTAGCTTGTGATGTTGGAAG aaaaattttgGACCATCTTCTTTCTGATAAATCATGTGACGATAGAATAGAACAAATTTTTAGTATATTACATGATGTTGCACAAAATGTTCGAGAAAATCAAGTTCCTTTATCTTCTCTAATTATTACGAAACAGTTATCAAAAAATCCAAATGAATATCCGGATACTAAACAAGCTCATGTCCAAGTAGCTTTAAGATTAAATAAAGAAGGTGGTAGAATGTGGAAAGCTGGAGACACCATCCCTTATATTATATGTGAT GATGGAACAGAAAAATCTGCAACTGAAAGAGTATATCATATTGATGAATATAAAAAGAGTGATTCTTTAAAAATAGATGTTAATTACTATTTACTGAGTCAAATTTTTCCTATCGTTTTGCGAATTTGCGAACCAATTGAAGGAATTGATGATGTTTTGTTAGCTAAATGTTTAG GCTTGGAAAACATTTATAAATCTAGAAGAATAATACATCAAGAACATGCTGATATACCATTATTAATGGAAGAAGATAGATTTAGGTATTGTCTCCCTTTGAAGTTTAATTGTAGAAGCGAAAAATGTCAATcagaaattataattaaagatGTTGTAAATGAAGAG cttggaaatcgatTGTCGCTTGCTTCCTGTTCAAATTCAGAATGTAAAGTACAACCATGGACATATGCTAATACAATACAAAATGTAGTGACACTTTCTATACGAGAATTGGTTAACGAGTATTATAACGGATGGTTAGAATGTGAAAATCCATTATGTGGTGATCAAACACAATGGATACCATTAGATTTCGAGTCACTATATCCAATTTGTAGGAAATGTAATGATGGTGATTTACATAGAGTC tttACAGATACAAAACTGTATAATCAATTGTGTTTTTATCTGCACCTTTTTGATGTAAATCAGTCAAAGTATAAAA GTTTGTTATCTCAATACCCGCAAGGTATGAGAGAAGCTTATGATTCTCTGAAAGAGGCAGTGGAAAAAATGTTAAGGCGAAATGCATTTTCTGTTGTATGCTTGGATACAATCTTTTCAAACAATGAACAAGAAGAAATATCAAGTTTATGTGCAGGTACTTTAGAAATATCAGATGGGTTAGATAATGAAGAAATGGTAGGTAATATATATTAG
- the LOC126925205 gene encoding DNA polymerase alpha catalytic subunit isoform X4: MSDTQSGRAKRQKFDKTGRLSALEKLKQLKGSKHKYEVDELENVYEEVDEKEYSKTVIERQNDDWIIDDGESGYIEDGREIFDDDLDDESIQEARKHKVAGPRKSKKDHAKKKGNIQNMLMNMSSKRKTDAKLDDDSILGDLMSELKKDDIPTQSKPKTVSRNKFCTTPKLSEKNVEKKIELISEYEKIQCDDNDDDLVMFDKPKKVNMHKQAESIAQIENFTSNENSSQTIIDDPDNSEVRILSMQSEKDLKETSISQVIETESENLEDFSADFEDDTIDHNEKPKPSTNKEIIKNKSTIQIKNKDAEEENFDLENFNKSLDIEFETQISNIEMPTDTTEESLPLVTNANKEEVFRFYWWDAYEDPYKQPGVVYLFGKVFVPSIKEYRSCCLTVKNIPRRIYLLPRVYVKTSLKGNNDEEQLNTIENVYKEFNQFANKLGIKEFRSCKVSKNYAFEQEGTPAKSDYLEVRYSANYPPVPSDYSGPSIESVFGTTVNSLELFLIERNIKGPCWLDIKSPLPTGVQTSWCKIKVNCMKMENISVFSESQTLPPLVITTLNIRTSFNAKLQQNEIVMITILMHHKYHIDKEPPKPPFQRHFCLITHPRDTSWPRQAREMLSNISYTTLMKFETETDLLEELLKIINTADPDLLIGYDCGFQFDILVQRMITLKVSNWSRFGRLRRSIPPLIRGKVNLNQAAAGRPICDIQISAKELNLKLRSYDLQSLCTAVLKKKENECKEIKSGECASFYDTPNKIDNLIKITLTEALYILSIVFELNVLPLALQITCIAGNVMSRTLTAGRAERNEYLLLHAFHLKNYITPDKRVTKKGKNEENASKKKAAYVGGLVLDPKKGFYDKLILLMDFNSLYPSIIQEYNLCFTTIPGAAYAEYEDLSIPESNLEFGVIPTEICKLVESRGEVKKLMKTPNISPELKMQYNIRQLALKLTANSMYGCLGATHCRFYAKGLAALVTAKGREILQHTKSLVEKLNYEVIYGDTDSIMINTGLLEYEEVFSVGKKIKQEVNKLYKRVELDIDGVFRYLLLLQKKKYAAVIMTKLPNGQIELTQEHKGLDIVRRDWCQLACDVGRKILDHLLSDKSCDDRIEQIFSILHDVAQNVRENQVPLSSLIITKQLSKNPNEYPDTKQAHVQVALRLNKEGGRMWKAGDTIPYIICDDGTEKSATERVYHIDEYKKSDSLKIDVNYYLLSQIFPIVLRICEPIEGIDDVLLAKCLGLENIYKSRRIIHQEHADIPLLMEEDRFRYCLPLKFNCRSEKCQSEIIIKDVVNEELGNRLSLASCSNSECKVQPWTYANTIQNVVTLSIRELVNEYYNGWLECENPLCGDQTQWIPLDFESLYPICRKCNDGDLHRVFTDTKLYNQLCFYLHLFDVNQSKYKSLLSQYPQGMREAYDSLKEAVEKMLRRNAFSVVCLDTIFSNNEQEEISSLCAGTLEISDGLDNEEM; this comes from the exons ATGAGTGACACACAAT CAGGCAGAGCTAAACGCCAGAAGTTTGACAAAACTGGACGGTTGTCAGCTTtagaaaaattgaaacaattaaaaggTAGTAAACATAAATATGAAGTTGATGAATTGGAAAATGTTTATGAGGAAGTTGATGAAAAAGAATATAGCAAAACTGTAATAGAAAGGCAAAATGATGATTGGATTATTGATGATG GAGAAAGTGGTTATATTGAAGATGGTAGAGAAATTTTTGATGACGATTTAGATGATGAAAGCATACAAGAAGCAAGAAAGCATAAAGTTGCAGGCCCTAGAAAAAGCAAGAAAGATCATgccaaaaagaaaggaaacattCAAAATATGTTAATGAATATGTCGTCTAAAAGGAAAACGGATGCTAAATTGGACGATGATAGTATTTTAGGAGATTTAATGTCTGAACTAAAAAAAGATGATATCCCGACGCAATCAAAACCAAAAACTGTTTCGAGGAATAAATTTTGTACTACACCAAAATTAAGTGAAAA AAATGTAGAAAAAAAGATAGAGTTAATTTCTGAGTATGAGAAAATACAATgtgatgataatgatgatgatttAGTAATGTTTGATAAACCAAAAAAGGTAAACATGCATAAACAAGCAGAATCAATTGCCCAAATAGAAAACTTTACTTCAAATGAAAATAGTAGTCAAACAATTATAGATGATCCTGATAATTCAGAAGTTAGAATATTGAGTATGCAATCAGAAAAAGATCTTAAAGAAACAAGCATCAGTCAAGTAATTGAAACAGAAAGTGAAAATCTTGAAGAT TTCTCTGCAGATTTTGAAGATGACACTATAGATCACAATGAAAAGCCAAAGCCATCTACtaataaagaaattataaaaaataaatcaaccattcaaataaaaaataaagatgctgaagaagaaaactttgatttagaaaattttaataaatcattaGATATTGAATTTGAAACACAAATATCAAACATTGAAATGCCTACTGATACTACAGAAGAGTCTTTACCACTTGTAACCAATGCAAACAAAGAAGAAGTATTTAGATTTTATTGGTGGGATGCATATGAAGATCCATATAAACAACCTGGAGTTGTGTATTTATTTGGAAAAGTTTTTGTGCCTTCGATAAAAGAATACCGTTCTTGCTGTTTAACAGTAAAGAATATTCCACGAAGAATTTATCTTCTTCCTAGAGTATAT GTAAAAACATCGTTGAAAGGAAATAATGATGAAGAACAATTAAATACAATAGAAAATGTGTATAAAGAATTTAATCAATTTGCAAATAAGTTAGGAATAAAGGAATTTCGTAGCTGCAAAGTCTCAAAAAATTATGCTTTTGAACAAGAAGGTACTCCAGCAAAGTCTGATTACTTAGAAGTAAGATATTCTGCAAACTACCCACCTGTTCCCTCTGATTATTCTGGACCATCAATAGAAAGTGTTTTTGGAACAACAGTAAATTCTTTAGAGCTATTTCTAATTGAAAGAAATATTAAGGGACCATGTTGGTTAGATATTAAATCTCCATTACCTACTGGTGTACAAACCAGTTGGTGTAAAATAAAG GTAAATTGCATGAAGATGGAGAATATATCTGTTTTCTCTGAGTCTCAAACTTTACCACCATTAGTAATAACAACACTAAATATACGAACATCTTTTAATGCAAAATTACAACAGAATGAAATAGTTATGATTACAATACTTATGCATCATAAATATCATATTGATAAAGAACCACCAAAACCACCATTTCAACGACATTTTTGTT TGATTACACATCCACGTGATACATCTTGGCCAAGACAAGCACGAGAAATGCTCtcaaatatttcatatactACATTAATGAAATTTGAAACAGAAACAGATTTACTCGAAGAActgttaaaaataataaatactgCAGATCCTGATTTATTGATTGGGTATGATTGTGGCTTCCAATTTGATATCTTAGTGCAAAGAATGATTACATTGAAAGTTTCAAATTGGAGCAGGTTTGGAAGGTTAAGACGGTCTATACCTCCTTTAATAAGG gGAAAAGTAAATTTAAATCAAGCAGCAGCTGGTCGACCTATCTGTGACATACAAATTTCAGCTAAAGAATTAAATCTCAAACTTAGAAGTTATGATTTGCAATCTCTTTGCACAGcg GtattgaagaaaaaagaaaatgaatgtAAGGAAATAAAATCTGGTGAATGTGCATCATTTTATGATACTCCTAATAAAAtagataatttaattaaaataacattaaCAGAAGCATTATACATTTTATCTATTGTTTTTGAACTTAATGTTCTCCCACTTGCTTTACAAATCACATGTATTGCTG GGAATGTTATGTCAAGAACATTAACAGCAGGACGTGCAGAaagaaatgaatatttattattgCATGCATTCCATTTGAAAAACTATATAACACCTGATAAACGTGTtacgaaaaaaggaaagaatgaag AAAATGCTAGTAAAAAGAAAGCGGCTTATGTTGGTGGCTTAGTTCTTGATCCAAAAAAGGGGTTTTATGATAAACTTATTTTATTAATGGATTTTAATTCTTTATACCCTAGTATAATTCAGGAATATAATTTATGTTTTACTACTATACCTGGAGCTGCATATGCTGAGTATGag GATTTATCAATTCCTGAATCAAATTTAGAATTTGGAGTAATTCCAACTGAAATTTGCAAATTAGTTGAAAGTAGAGGAGAGGTGAAAAAACTAATGAAAACCCCAAATATTTCACCTGAATTGAAGATGCAATACAATATTAGACAACTGGCTTTGAAACTTACAGCAAATTCTATGTATGGTTGTTTGGGTGCAACTCATTGTAGATTTTATGCTAAAGGACTTGCTGCTTTGGTTACAG CAAAAGGTCGAGAAATTTTGCAACATACAAAAAGCCTTGTCGAAAAGTTGAATTATGAAGTTATATATGGAGATACTGATTCCATAATGATAAATACAGGTTTATTAGAGTATGAAGAAGTATTTTCTGTTGGAAAAAAG ATTAAACAAGAGgtgaataaattatataaacgaGTAGAATTAGATATTGATGGTGTTTTCCGTTATTTATTACTTTTACAAAAGAAAAAGTATGCTGCAGTTATAATGACAAAATTACCTAATGGACAAATAGAGTTAACACAAGAACATAAAGGTCTTGATATTGTGAGAAGAGATTGGTGTCAATTAGCTTGTGATGTTGGAAG aaaaattttgGACCATCTTCTTTCTGATAAATCATGTGACGATAGAATAGAACAAATTTTTAGTATATTACATGATGTTGCACAAAATGTTCGAGAAAATCAAGTTCCTTTATCTTCTCTAATTATTACGAAACAGTTATCAAAAAATCCAAATGAATATCCGGATACTAAACAAGCTCATGTCCAAGTAGCTTTAAGATTAAATAAAGAAGGTGGTAGAATGTGGAAAGCTGGAGACACCATCCCTTATATTATATGTGAT GATGGAACAGAAAAATCTGCAACTGAAAGAGTATATCATATTGATGAATATAAAAAGAGTGATTCTTTAAAAATAGATGTTAATTACTATTTACTGAGTCAAATTTTTCCTATCGTTTTGCGAATTTGCGAACCAATTGAAGGAATTGATGATGTTTTGTTAGCTAAATGTTTAG GCTTGGAAAACATTTATAAATCTAGAAGAATAATACATCAAGAACATGCTGATATACCATTATTAATGGAAGAAGATAGATTTAGGTATTGTCTCCCTTTGAAGTTTAATTGTAGAAGCGAAAAATGTCAATcagaaattataattaaagatGTTGTAAATGAAGAG cttggaaatcgatTGTCGCTTGCTTCCTGTTCAAATTCAGAATGTAAAGTACAACCATGGACATATGCTAATACAATACAAAATGTAGTGACACTTTCTATACGAGAATTGGTTAACGAGTATTATAACGGATGGTTAGAATGTGAAAATCCATTATGTGGTGATCAAACACAATGGATACCATTAGATTTCGAGTCACTATATCCAATTTGTAGGAAATGTAATGATGGTGATTTACATAGAGTC tttACAGATACAAAACTGTATAATCAATTGTGTTTTTATCTGCACCTTTTTGATGTAAATCAGTCAAAGTATAAAA GTTTGTTATCTCAATACCCGCAAGGTATGAGAGAAGCTTATGATTCTCTGAAAGAGGCAGTGGAAAAAATGTTAAGGCGAAATGCATTTTCTGTTGTATGCTTGGATACAATCTTTTCAAACAATGAACAAGAAGAAATATCAAGTTTATGTGCAGGTACTTTAGAAATATCAGATGGGTTAGATAATGAAGAAATG TAA